From Bacillus sp. FSL K6-3431, the proteins below share one genomic window:
- a CDS encoding ABC-F family ATP-binding cassette domain-containing protein produces the protein MITVNNVGLRFGERKLFEDINIKFTHGNCYGLIGANGAGKSTFLKILSGELEAQTGTVSMTPGERLAVLKQDHFQYEEEEVLKVVVMGHTRLYEIMQEKDAIYMKADFSEEDGMRAAELEGEFAEINGWEAESEAAILLKGLGIDETLHDKKMAELSGSDKIKVLLAQALFGKPDVLLLDEPTNHLDLKAIQWLEEFLINFDNTVIVVSHDRYFLNKVCTHIADLDFAKIQVYAGNYDFWYESSQLAQRMASDANKKKEEKIKELQAFIARFSANASKSKQATSRKKSLDKITLDDIQPSSRRYPFVGFSPEREIGNDLLRIEGLTKTIDGVKVLDNISFIMNKDDKIALVGKNEIAKTTLFKILTGEMEPDEGSFKWGITTSQAYFPKDNSEFFEGSELNLVDWLRQFSPQDDSESFLRGFLGRMLFSGEEVLKKASVLSGGEKVRCMLSKMMLSGANVLLLDEPTNHLDLESITALNDGLISFKGSLMFASHDHQFIQTISNRIIDLTPKGIIDKSMNYDEYLEDAQLQKQVEEMYA, from the coding sequence TTGATTACTGTTAATAATGTTGGTCTACGCTTTGGTGAGCGTAAATTATTCGAAGATATAAATATTAAATTTACTCACGGAAATTGCTATGGCTTGATTGGTGCAAATGGTGCCGGCAAGTCTACCTTTCTAAAGATATTATCAGGAGAACTCGAAGCTCAAACAGGTACTGTTTCTATGACACCTGGCGAGCGCCTTGCTGTATTAAAACAAGATCACTTTCAATATGAGGAAGAAGAAGTGTTAAAAGTGGTTGTTATGGGTCATACTCGCCTATATGAAATAATGCAGGAAAAAGATGCAATCTATATGAAAGCAGACTTTTCTGAGGAAGACGGAATGCGTGCTGCTGAACTAGAAGGCGAATTTGCAGAAATTAATGGTTGGGAAGCAGAGTCTGAAGCAGCCATTTTACTAAAAGGCCTAGGAATCGATGAAACTTTACATGATAAGAAAATGGCTGAACTTTCTGGTTCTGATAAAATCAAAGTATTACTTGCACAGGCTCTATTCGGTAAACCTGATGTCCTACTACTTGATGAGCCTACAAACCATCTTGATTTAAAAGCGATTCAATGGTTGGAAGAGTTTCTTATCAATTTTGACAATACGGTTATCGTTGTATCACATGACCGTTATTTCTTGAATAAAGTTTGTACACATATTGCTGACCTCGATTTCGCGAAAATTCAAGTATATGCTGGAAATTATGATTTCTGGTATGAATCAAGTCAATTAGCACAGCGTATGGCTTCAGATGCTAACAAAAAGAAAGAAGAAAAAATAAAAGAATTGCAGGCTTTCATTGCGCGCTTTAGTGCGAATGCTTCCAAATCTAAGCAAGCTACATCTCGGAAAAAGTCACTTGATAAGATTACATTAGATGATATTCAACCATCATCTCGTCGCTACCCTTTCGTTGGATTTAGCCCAGAAAGAGAAATTGGGAATGATCTACTAAGAATAGAGGGACTAACTAAGACGATAGACGGTGTTAAAGTACTTGATAACATTAGCTTTATTATGAATAAGGATGATAAGATTGCTCTCGTCGGTAAAAATGAAATTGCAAAAACTACGTTATTTAAAATTTTAACTGGGGAAATGGAACCAGATGAAGGCTCCTTTAAATGGGGCATCACTACTTCTCAAGCGTATTTCCCTAAAGATAACTCCGAATTTTTTGAAGGCAGTGAATTAAATCTTGTTGATTGGCTACGTCAATTCTCTCCACAAGATGATAGTGAAAGCTTCCTACGCGGTTTCTTAGGTAGAATGTTATTTTCTGGTGAGGAAGTATTGAAAAAAGCTTCTGTCTTATCTGGAGGCGAAAAAGTCAGATGTATGCTTTCAAAAATGATGTTAAGTGGAGCTAACGTCCTTTTGTTAGATGAGCCTACAAACCATCTAGACTTAGAATCGATTACAGCACTTAATGACGGACTCATTAGCTTTAAAGGCTCTTTGATGTTCGCATCACATGACCATCAGTTTATTCAAACGATTTCTAATCGCATCATTGATCTAACACCAAAAGGAATCATTGATAAATCAATGAATTACGATGAATACCTAGAAGATGCACAATTGCAAAAACAAGTAGAAGAAATGTACGCATAA
- the trhO gene encoding oxygen-dependent tRNA uridine(34) hydroxylase TrhO, giving the protein MSENVNFKVLLYYQYVTIEDPELFANEHLKFCKELGLRGRILVATEGINGTVSGSQEQTDHYMEMMHNDPRFADMPFKIDDADKHAFKKMHVRPRSELVTLRLEDDINPKVVTGKHLSPKEFYHAMQEEDTVVLDARNDYEFDIGHFRGAVRPEIATFRDLPEWVRENKHKFEGKKILTYCTGGIRCEKFSGWLLEEGFEDVSQLHGGIVTYGKDPEVQGDLWDGQCYVFDERIAVPVNQKEHVIVGHDYFDGEPCERYINCANPECNKQFLSSEVNEHKYMRSCTDECRVHPRNLYIKEHELTEEEVQARLQLLEKEPVVN; this is encoded by the coding sequence GTGTCAGAAAATGTAAATTTTAAAGTGCTATTGTATTATCAATACGTCACAATCGAAGATCCGGAACTATTTGCAAATGAACATTTAAAATTTTGTAAAGAGCTTGGATTAAGAGGACGTATTCTTGTTGCGACTGAAGGGATAAACGGAACAGTATCGGGATCACAAGAACAGACAGATCATTATATGGAAATGATGCATAACGATCCACGTTTTGCTGATATGCCATTTAAAATAGATGATGCTGATAAACATGCGTTTAAAAAAATGCATGTCCGTCCTCGTTCAGAGCTTGTAACTTTAAGACTTGAAGACGACATTAATCCAAAAGTAGTGACAGGGAAACATTTAAGCCCGAAAGAGTTTTATCATGCGATGCAAGAAGAAGATACGGTAGTATTGGATGCAAGAAATGATTATGAATTTGATATTGGCCATTTCAGAGGAGCGGTTCGTCCGGAAATTGCCACATTCCGCGATTTACCTGAATGGGTAAGAGAAAACAAGCATAAATTTGAAGGGAAGAAAATTTTAACGTATTGCACTGGTGGCATTCGTTGCGAAAAATTTTCTGGATGGCTGCTTGAAGAAGGCTTCGAAGATGTTTCACAGCTTCATGGTGGAATAGTCACATATGGTAAAGATCCTGAGGTGCAAGGTGACTTATGGGATGGTCAATGCTATGTTTTTGATGAAAGAATTGCTGTACCTGTAAACCAAAAAGAGCATGTTATTGTTGGCCATGATTATTTCGATGGAGAACCGTGTGAACGATATATTAACTGCGCGAATCCTGAATGTAATAAACAATTTTTAAGTTCTGAAGTGAATGAACATAAATATATGAGAAGCTGTACAGATGAATGCCGAGTTCATCCAAGAAATCTATATATTAAAGAGCATGAACTAACAGAAGAAGAGGTTCAAGCCAGACTACAATTACTTGAAAAAGAACCGGTTGTAAATTGA
- a CDS encoding helix-turn-helix domain-containing protein, producing the protein MSIGQRVKKLRLKHNLTQLQMAEFLGIGRSNLGHIENDRVELESKYATKLAEKFNTSVEYILTGEGEAETDPDIRTLHRAAKDMTPEQRKKAIKILEATFEDLFDDED; encoded by the coding sequence ATGTCCATAGGACAACGTGTAAAAAAATTAAGATTAAAACATAATTTAACGCAACTACAAATGGCTGAATTCCTCGGCATTGGGCGCTCTAATTTAGGTCACATTGAAAACGACCGCGTTGAGTTGGAAAGTAAATACGCTACAAAATTAGCAGAAAAGTTCAATACATCTGTTGAGTATATTTTAACTGGAGAGGGTGAAGCCGAAACAGATCCAGACATAAGAACCCTACATAGGGCGGCAAAAGATATGACTCCAGAACAGAGAAAGAAGGCAATAAAAATACTCGAAGCGACTTTTGAGGATTTATTCGATGATGAGGACTAA
- a CDS encoding DUF1657 domain-containing protein gives MTVISDIKQTVSGLKSAQASLEGFSLSTDNEQAKQLYKLAADQTQTIINSLEPRVQQVIQEEPQYNQ, from the coding sequence ATGACAGTAATTAGTGATATTAAACAAACCGTTTCCGGATTAAAAAGTGCACAAGCAAGCTTGGAGGGTTTTTCACTTTCTACTGATAATGAGCAAGCAAAGCAGTTATATAAGCTGGCTGCTGATCAAACACAAACCATCATCAATTCGTTGGAACCTAGGGTACAACAAGTAATTCAAGAAGAGCCGCAATATAATCAATGA
- a CDS encoding helix-turn-helix transcriptional regulator yields MKRTALSNARKQKGYSQTAFAEKLDISTEHVRSMEYGRANPSTSLMFKICSELDSTPDILFKDLMK; encoded by the coding sequence ATGAAAAGAACAGCCTTGTCCAATGCACGTAAGCAGAAGGGTTACAGCCAAACTGCTTTCGCGGAAAAGCTTGATATATCCACTGAACATGTGAGAAGTATGGAGTATGGTCGCGCAAACCCTAGTACTTCTTTAATGTTCAAGATATGTAGTGAATTGGATTCAACTCCGGATATCCTTTTCAAAGACTTAATGAAGTAA
- a CDS encoding DUF1657 domain-containing protein: MTIIANIKASHANAKGIQAEFSHLAQVAADEDARAIFHECMLDVEKVVQNLHLRIEYMKAEELQYRNS, encoded by the coding sequence ATGACTATTATCGCTAATATAAAAGCTTCACATGCAAATGCTAAAGGCATACAAGCGGAATTTTCACATCTTGCCCAAGTTGCCGCAGATGAAGATGCGAGAGCCATCTTTCATGAATGTATGTTAGATGTAGAAAAGGTAGTTCAAAATTTACATTTAAGGATAGAGTATATGAAAGCAGAGGAACTGCAATATAGAAATTCTTGA
- a CDS encoding AI-2E family transporter yields the protein MKKGEKWFKFGLAIIMIFLIIWLGTKVSFIFTPLVIIFQTLFPPIILAGVLYYLMRPVVNLIAKKIPRTLAILITFIAIGGVITGLVFLVGPKLQTQFDTLIKNFPSYAHVLQEKATNLSQNDWFLRLQNDYFSIEKLTSQFEKNAQSLIQNIGSTIAGTVGFIANIVMVLLLIPFVLFFMLKDGKQAPKFLMKILPKKHQKEAENVLEEMDDALSSYIQGQLIVSFCVGVLAYIGYLIIGLEYSLVLGVLAMVTNVIPFVGPWIGTFPALIVGLFTSPLQALLVVLVAVVAQQTESNFISPFVMGKALNMHPLTIIFVLLVAGQFGGLLGLILAVPTYALLKVIVSHLYRYLRLE from the coding sequence ATGAAAAAAGGTGAAAAATGGTTTAAATTTGGTTTAGCCATTATTATGATCTTTTTGATTATTTGGCTTGGTACTAAAGTGAGTTTTATTTTTACACCGCTAGTTATTATTTTTCAAACTTTATTTCCACCGATTATTTTAGCTGGTGTTCTATATTACTTAATGAGACCAGTCGTAAATTTAATTGCAAAAAAAATACCGCGTACCTTAGCAATACTGATTACTTTTATTGCAATTGGTGGAGTCATAACAGGCCTAGTGTTTTTAGTTGGTCCTAAATTACAAACTCAATTTGATACCTTAATTAAGAACTTTCCAAGCTATGCTCACGTTCTACAGGAAAAAGCGACGAATTTATCACAAAACGATTGGTTTTTACGCCTTCAAAATGATTACTTTTCCATTGAAAAATTAACATCACAATTTGAGAAAAATGCACAGAGTTTGATTCAAAATATTGGATCAACCATAGCTGGAACCGTAGGATTTATTGCTAATATAGTAATGGTACTTCTCTTAATTCCATTTGTTTTATTTTTTATGTTAAAGGATGGAAAACAAGCTCCGAAATTTTTAATGAAAATCCTACCGAAAAAACACCAAAAAGAAGCGGAGAATGTATTGGAGGAAATGGATGATGCATTAAGTTCCTACATACAGGGCCAATTAATTGTAAGTTTTTGTGTAGGCGTGCTCGCATATATTGGGTATTTAATTATTGGGCTCGAATATTCGCTTGTGCTTGGCGTTCTAGCAATGGTAACAAATGTTATTCCTTTTGTCGGTCCTTGGATTGGTACTTTTCCAGCGTTAATAGTCGGTTTATTTACATCACCATTACAAGCGTTATTAGTTGTGCTGGTGGCTGTTGTTGCCCAGCAAACAGAAAGCAATTTTATTTCACCATTCGTCATGGGGAAAGCATTAAATATGCATCCACTGACCATTATCTTTGTTTTACTTGTAGCGGGTCAGTTTGGTGGATTATTGGGATTAATCTTAGCTGTACCTACATATGCATTACTGAAGGTCATTGTAAGTCACCTATATCGTTATCTTCGACTCGAATAA
- a CDS encoding tyrosine-type recombinase/integrase: MKLYKTKKDPELYYYYNAQKQKKWMYRHRYYDDLGYRREKSKQNFEKEADAYRELLKIKTDTANGLVKQVEYSGILISEWLDIWYETNQNEWEIPTRMHRKRVITLHLKPLLGKYKLADLDNATYRRVFINKTLKSFKPSTVAEYHRLFKIAVNAAIDNEIISRNRFKKIKIDQDEPENNFLTPDELSEFLSYTKKYERITIYTLTLLLAYTGFRKGEALGLTWNDINFKNKTITVNCTRDQHGVRSPKTKRSYRTIHVDQLVLVQLESYKLWSKKVKLSFGDHLKKEDFIFISTKGAPLYHNNINTRFRRILKKNPDFTVITPHGLRHTHATILISKRIPVRTIADRLGNTPQMIYDVYGHSFEALELESVNAFSDSLKEVGGTSGGGF, encoded by the coding sequence ATGAAACTATATAAAACTAAAAAAGATCCGGAGTTGTACTATTACTATAATGCTCAAAAGCAGAAAAAATGGATGTACCGTCATAGGTATTATGATGATCTAGGATATCGTAGAGAAAAATCCAAACAAAACTTTGAAAAAGAAGCCGATGCATATAGAGAGTTATTAAAAATAAAAACTGACACCGCAAATGGACTTGTAAAGCAAGTTGAATATTCCGGTATATTAATATCTGAGTGGCTAGATATTTGGTACGAAACTAATCAAAATGAATGGGAAATACCAACTAGAATGCATCGTAAAAGAGTCATTACTCTACATTTAAAACCGTTGCTCGGTAAATATAAGCTAGCAGATTTGGATAACGCGACATACAGACGAGTCTTCATTAATAAGACTTTGAAAAGCTTTAAACCAAGCACAGTCGCAGAATATCATCGGCTTTTTAAAATTGCTGTTAATGCAGCTATTGATAATGAAATAATTTCACGAAATCGGTTCAAAAAAATAAAAATTGACCAAGATGAACCAGAAAATAACTTTCTCACTCCTGATGAGTTAAGTGAGTTTCTTTCGTATACAAAAAAGTATGAACGTATAACTATTTACACTTTAACACTTTTGTTAGCTTACACTGGATTCAGAAAAGGTGAAGCTTTAGGACTTACTTGGAATGACATCAATTTCAAAAATAAAACGATCACAGTGAATTGCACAAGAGACCAACATGGCGTACGTTCACCGAAAACAAAAAGGAGTTATCGAACGATCCATGTAGATCAATTGGTATTAGTACAATTGGAAAGTTACAAATTGTGGTCTAAGAAAGTTAAGCTATCATTTGGGGACCACTTGAAAAAAGAGGATTTTATTTTTATTAGTACAAAAGGTGCCCCATTGTATCACAACAATATCAATACGCGATTTAGACGAATTCTTAAGAAGAATCCGGACTTTACGGTTATTACTCCTCATGGATTGAGGCATACACACGCAACAATTTTAATTAGTAAGAGAATACCAGTTAGGACTATTGCCGATCGTTTAGGAAACACACCTCAGATGATTTACGATGTTTACGGACATTCTTTCGAAGCATTAGAATTAGAAAGCGTCAATGCATTTAGTGACAGTCTAAAGGAAGTTGGGGGCACTTCTGGGGGCGGTTTTTAA
- a CDS encoding ABC transporter ATP-binding protein, translating to MQFPIKKFISYYKPYLALFISILTCAFIVSTVTLAFPLLVRHITKDVLAGDLSTALSEVYWIGGLMLVLVAIQNIGNYFVDYKGHEIGARMETDMRSELFAHMQKLSFSFYDKEKTGMLMSRITNDLLLLSELYHHGPEDYIKYLVRFIGAFVILFFINAPLTIAVFCFLPVLGVFALYFNKILNKALRRNKERIADINAQIEDSLSGIRVVKSFTNEHVEIEKFNQENNRFLNSRKKTYKAEAYFYNGAETFIQLITITVVIFGSASIVNSTLDLADLITFLLYINFMIEPIQKLTHMSTQFQEGITGFQRFMEIMNLKPTIENKLNAMVLLEVHGEIEFRQVTFRYEGHLDNVFVNMSLHIQPGEYIALVGPSGAGKTTLCSLISRFYDVTEGDVLLDGINVRDIDLQSLRKAIGIVQQDVYLFVGTVMENIHYGNPAASEEEIIAAAKHANAHNFIMSLPNGYHSEIGQRGVKLSGGQKQRLSIARVFLKNPPVLILDEATSALDNESESIVKESLELLAKGRTTIVIAHRLSTIRNAERIIVLTEDGIVEQGTHDTLLARNGAFAHLYSKQFEFQV from the coding sequence ATGCAATTTCCAATAAAGAAATTTATCTCCTATTACAAACCGTACTTAGCGTTATTTATTTCGATATTGACGTGCGCATTTATCGTATCCACAGTGACTTTAGCGTTTCCTTTGCTCGTTAGGCATATTACGAAAGATGTGCTGGCGGGGGATTTGTCCACTGCGCTAAGTGAGGTCTACTGGATTGGCGGACTAATGCTGGTTTTAGTCGCAATTCAAAATATCGGGAATTATTTTGTAGACTACAAAGGTCACGAAATCGGTGCTCGTATGGAAACTGATATGCGTAGCGAGCTGTTTGCACACATGCAAAAACTTTCATTTAGCTTTTACGATAAGGAAAAGACGGGCATGCTCATGTCCCGAATAACGAACGATCTGCTACTGCTTTCAGAGCTGTACCATCATGGTCCGGAAGACTACATCAAATATCTCGTCCGTTTTATTGGAGCATTTGTCATTTTGTTCTTTATTAATGCACCGTTAACGATCGCTGTGTTCTGCTTTTTACCTGTCTTAGGTGTCTTTGCCTTGTATTTTAACAAAATCTTGAACAAGGCTTTAAGAAGAAACAAAGAGCGGATTGCGGACATAAATGCACAGATTGAGGATAGCCTATCGGGAATCCGAGTAGTAAAATCATTTACCAACGAACATGTAGAGATCGAGAAGTTTAACCAGGAAAATAATCGTTTCCTCAATAGTCGGAAAAAAACGTATAAGGCTGAAGCGTACTTTTATAATGGCGCTGAGACGTTCATTCAACTAATTACGATCACTGTGGTTATCTTTGGTAGCGCTAGTATCGTCAATAGCACGTTAGATTTAGCGGATTTAATTACTTTTTTACTGTATATTAACTTTATGATTGAGCCAATTCAAAAACTAACTCATATGAGCACACAGTTCCAAGAAGGAATCACTGGCTTCCAGCGATTTATGGAAATCATGAATCTGAAGCCGACCATCGAAAACAAACTGAATGCCATGGTCTTGCTGGAGGTACACGGTGAAATTGAGTTCAGGCAAGTTACCTTCCGTTACGAAGGCCATTTGGATAATGTCTTCGTAAACATGTCTCTTCACATACAACCGGGAGAATACATTGCGTTAGTCGGTCCGTCTGGTGCGGGAAAAACTACATTATGCTCACTCATCTCTCGTTTTTATGATGTAACAGAGGGGGATGTGTTACTAGACGGGATCAATGTTCGTGATATCGATTTGCAGTCATTAAGAAAAGCAATAGGGATTGTGCAGCAGGATGTCTACCTTTTTGTGGGCACGGTGATGGAAAATATCCATTACGGAAATCCAGCAGCAAGTGAAGAAGAAATTATCGCCGCAGCTAAGCATGCGAATGCCCATAACTTTATCATGAGCCTGCCAAACGGCTATCACTCTGAGATCGGGCAAAGAGGTGTCAAACTTTCTGGTGGTCAAAAACAACGCCTAAGTATCGCCCGTGTATTCTTAAAGAATCCACCAGTTCTCATTTTAGATGAGGCAACAAGCGCATTAGATAATGAGAGTGAAAGTATCGTCAAGGAATCCCTAGAATTGTTAGCAAAAGGGCGTACAACTATTGTCATTGCCCATCGTCTTTCCACTATCCGCAATGCTGAACGAATTATTGTATTAACGGAAGACGGTATTGTGGAACAAGGTACGCACGATACGTTACTTGCACGCAATGGAGCGTTTGCACACCTGTATTCCAAGCAGTTTGAATTCCAAGTATAA
- a CDS encoding ORF6C domain-containing protein has translation MNSITIKGITEVCGISVPNIAGGFGESKKSMLVQHIAEIHEKELMFVNQNINRNRKRFKDGIDILDLAGTDSVITLSNNGILTQNAINRAKNIYLLSERGYAKLLKVFDDDLAWDKYDELLDGYFKMRDEQPKTQAEIIAAIAQFNVKQEQRLGVVEGRINSLEDTMRIDGAQEHRINKNGRGKVVKCLGGKESKAYQEISKKVFSQFWNEFKRHFEIPRYGELPKLRFDESLHFIEEWSPDTSTRLEIRTLNRQQHLQLLEQDGGING, from the coding sequence ATGAATAGTATAACAATTAAAGGTATTACTGAAGTTTGTGGAATTTCAGTTCCAAACATTGCTGGTGGTTTTGGAGAGAGTAAGAAATCGATGCTTGTTCAGCATATTGCAGAAATTCATGAAAAGGAATTGATGTTCGTTAATCAAAATATCAATCGCAACCGAAAAAGGTTCAAAGATGGAATTGACATACTCGATTTAGCCGGAACTGATTCCGTTATCACTTTGAGCAATAACGGAATATTAACTCAAAATGCGATTAATAGAGCTAAAAATATTTATCTACTTTCCGAAAGAGGCTACGCAAAACTATTAAAAGTTTTCGATGACGATCTTGCTTGGGATAAATACGATGAACTTCTTGATGGATACTTCAAAATGCGAGATGAACAACCTAAAACGCAAGCTGAAATAATTGCAGCGATTGCACAATTCAACGTAAAACAAGAGCAACGACTCGGAGTGGTCGAGGGACGTATTAACTCACTGGAAGACACGATGCGGATCGACGGGGCGCAGGAACATAGAATTAATAAAAACGGCAGAGGTAAAGTTGTTAAGTGTTTAGGCGGTAAGGAATCAAAGGCGTATCAAGAAATAAGTAAGAAAGTTTTTTCTCAATTTTGGAACGAGTTCAAGCGACACTTTGAGATTCCTAGATACGGAGAATTACCGAAACTTCGATTTGATGAATCACTTCATTTTATTGAAGAATGGTCGCCAGATACGAGCACTCGTCTTGAAATTAGAACTTTGAACAGACAGCAGCACTTACAACTTTTAGAACAGGATGGTGGAATCAATGGCTAA
- a CDS encoding DUF421 domain-containing protein, with the protein MMNLPDWLVIIIRSSTLVIVLFLLMKLLGKKQLSHLSFFEYVAGITIGSIAAEMSTGLEHSFAHGLYSLIVWTAIPFIAGFIGLKSKKARNFIEGTSTIVIQNGKIHEENLAKEQYTVDELMQLLRKKNAFQVTDVEFALLEADGELNVLLKKEKQPLTPKDIQMEVAPEKAPQAVILEGEIVDAALAAGGHTRAWLEVELEKLNVALDNVYIGQVDSYGALTVDTYDDEISIPTATPRKKLLNALKKCQSDMEAFELQTDVEEAKVMYKKNAEILEKVINKSEHLLANE; encoded by the coding sequence ATAATGAATCTTCCTGATTGGCTAGTTATTATTATCAGGTCCTCCACTTTAGTAATTGTTTTATTTCTACTTATGAAATTGCTTGGAAAAAAACAATTATCCCATTTGTCATTCTTTGAATATGTAGCGGGAATTACAATCGGTAGTATTGCTGCTGAAATGTCTACCGGTCTTGAACATAGCTTTGCACATGGCTTATATAGTTTGATCGTTTGGACTGCTATACCATTTATTGCCGGTTTCATCGGTTTAAAGAGTAAAAAGGCAAGAAACTTTATTGAGGGTACGTCAACGATTGTAATTCAAAATGGTAAGATTCATGAAGAGAATTTAGCGAAAGAACAATATACTGTAGATGAATTAATGCAATTGTTGAGGAAAAAAAATGCTTTTCAGGTAACGGATGTTGAGTTTGCTTTATTAGAAGCAGATGGTGAATTAAATGTATTACTCAAAAAAGAAAAACAACCCTTAACGCCAAAAGATATTCAAATGGAAGTCGCTCCTGAAAAAGCACCACAAGCGGTGATCCTAGAAGGTGAAATAGTGGATGCAGCACTTGCTGCTGGGGGACATACGCGAGCTTGGCTGGAAGTAGAGCTAGAAAAACTAAACGTCGCACTTGATAACGTTTATATTGGTCAGGTTGATTCGTATGGAGCATTAACAGTTGATACTTACGATGATGAAATAAGTATTCCAACTGCAACTCCAAGAAAGAAATTATTAAATGCCCTAAAAAAATGTCAATCAGATATGGAAGCTTTTGAGCTACAAACCGATGTAGAAGAAGCCAAAGTAATGTATAAGAAAAACGCGGAGATACTTGAAAAAGTGATAAATAAATCGGAACACTTACTTGCCAATGAATAG
- a CDS encoding ImmA/IrrE family metallo-endopeptidase codes for MMRTKPNYDKAKRAAYDALEYHRISDFPIDILTILESYDDIKIISYSEMAKKRGCTIEEIIAVNSSEDGVIHYSGNRGKYFIAYNDAIGHKERVYWTLAHEYGHYLLGHHKESSKSSLARNEMVDAEYDVQEVEANFFARFFLSPPPIIVEAKMNDHKKIMDFFGVSFTAASNTLKYIEDSYKKGFRFNTPIKIAKYINKFISKVQLGKTCRNCSGFSYIRNAEHCGICGSNDFHNIYKGEDIDMIYVGINVNENGKALECPVCENEETHIEGEHCGQCGTFIINLCSIELDGWNDDRYRPCPDPLPGNLRHCTKCGAESTFLKTGILKPWTQEKEDIKEFNKLFLA; via the coding sequence ATGATGAGGACTAAACCAAATTACGACAAAGCCAAAAGGGCCGCATATGACGCTTTGGAATATCATAGGATCAGTGATTTCCCTATCGATATTCTTACAATACTAGAATCATATGATGATATAAAGATAATTTCTTACAGTGAGATGGCTAAAAAGAGAGGATGTACTATAGAAGAGATTATTGCAGTCAACTCTTCCGAGGATGGGGTGATTCATTATTCCGGAAATAGGGGCAAATATTTTATAGCTTACAATGATGCAATAGGACATAAAGAGCGCGTATATTGGACTCTAGCCCATGAGTACGGACATTATCTTTTAGGTCATCATAAAGAGTCAAGTAAATCTAGCTTAGCTAGAAATGAAATGGTTGATGCGGAATATGATGTTCAGGAAGTAGAGGCTAATTTTTTTGCTCGATTCTTTTTATCTCCTCCTCCGATAATAGTTGAGGCCAAAATGAACGACCATAAAAAAATAATGGATTTTTTCGGAGTATCATTCACAGCAGCCTCGAACACTTTAAAATACATCGAGGACAGTTATAAAAAGGGCTTTCGATTTAATACACCTATAAAAATAGCAAAGTACATTAATAAATTTATTAGTAAAGTACAATTGGGGAAAACCTGTAGAAATTGTAGCGGGTTCTCTTATATAAGAAACGCCGAACATTGTGGAATTTGTGGCAGCAACGACTTTCATAACATCTATAAAGGAGAAGATATAGATATGATTTATGTAGGTATAAATGTAAATGAAAACGGCAAAGCGTTAGAATGTCCAGTGTGTGAAAACGAAGAAACCCATATAGAAGGGGAACATTGTGGACAATGTGGAACCTTTATTATAAACCTATGTTCAATTGAACTGGATGGTTGGAATGATGATCGTTACAGGCCTTGTCCTGATCCACTCCCCGGTAATCTAAGACATTGCACAAAGTGCGGAGCTGAGAGTACATTCTTAAAAACAGGGATATTGAAACCATGGACTCAAGAAAAAGAAGATATAAAGGAGTTTAATAAGCTGTTTCTTGCTTAA